The sequence GATACTTTATGGATCGTTTGCTTCGTCCTGAATTTAGATCAAAATCTTAGTGTAGCCAGGAGGCCTCCACATATGATATTAAGATAAATGCTTATTATTTATATTACCAGTATATGTGGGTACCCTCATTATGAACCTTgggaatattttattattttctgtagtttAATATCATAGCAAATATACTTATCATTGCCATGTTTTCCTAAAACAAGAGTTACAGAACTTGTACATATCTTTTACTTGTACATATCTTAACTTATTAATGTAAAACCTTGTTTACTGCttcctcactgtaaaaaaaatgatCTGCCGATTTAAAAAAGTTTCCATGGCACAAGTTCCCTCTCCAGCATTTTCACGTTTCTAGTTTTTTGGAAAAgtaccagaaaatattttccttacatATTGTAAAAAGAGACACAAACATCACTGTTTATAAGcgaaataaaaatagagaggAAACTTCTTACGTGTTCTGTTCCTCACATATTGCTCAGTGGAGATACTGCTGGGCTcacctacagaaaagaaaaatcagaactcTAGGAAATGTATGGTTTGGATCCTTTTCATCAAAGCTGTTTGCAATTTGCCACAACAGGGTACTGTAGGGTTGGCTGCACTATGCAAAGGAAGCAGAAGTGGCAAGCTAGCTGAATTTCCTGCATCCCCTCCCAGTAATACCAATAACAGGTAGCAGAGTTCTTCATGCAAAGCTTTCTATTTATCACATACGTCAACTATAAGAAAAAAACTGAGCGTgctatttttcccctctcaaaATAAGTGCCCACAGATAACTCTTTCCTCTGCTTATGATTTATGTACCTAACTTGTATCTGCTGCAGGCTTGAAGAATCCGtgacaagaataaaaattaataaaatcctGGCAATACAACAAAGAACATTGTGACAAATTAGGATATTTGGATACTGTTAAACAATGTTTGGGCTtctgtttacatttatttaatttctatgGTATACTTACAGCTggagaaaggaaatggaagaaatattgaagTTTTTATCCATTTCCAGCATAATATAGCATACTAAAAATAACTGATTAATCTCTGATGGCTCCAAGAAATTTTCCTACTAAACTAGCAGACCAGACTTcacattttcaatatttttaagaaatatttcttttaagaaaaagaaatactttcttgccttttacaaaaaaaaaaaagcaagaaacaataaaaacccTCAGTCCGTCTGCCTCTCATTATACTTCACAAAGGAATAGGCTAAGAAGCCAATAAGCAAGCAATGACTAtaaaattttccttcttctctctaCACAGTAGGCTTCTATGCCATAGTAGAAATCTGAAAGGTGTGTGAGAGTGTTATGTGTGACTGTTGGCAGAAGATATTTGCATATAGAAGGGTTAAAGAAGCAGAACTCACTGGACATACCAGTCAAGTAGTCTTCCTCTGCGATAGAGTCATATTCaactattaaaaaagaatattattataattaataaaaaatactaacatattttaaaaggcaaagaTTTTTACGGCTTCACAGGAAACTTCAGCCCATAAGAAACGAACTGAGGTTCAAGTTTCATTCTGCGGAAGAACAACTCAAGTCAGATGTAGAAGACAGAGAGGAAGACAATGGTATGCTGACCTGCCCACTTTTTCCTCCCATCACCCCAAACCCTCCTGAAATCCATACTATCAGGAAaacagtattaaatattttacttgctAACGAGAAGACTGAAAAGTAATGTTGCTGGTAGAAGCCAAAACCCtcagatttttcagtgttttaggCCCAGTGCACAAAAGCCACGTGACGAAGTTACACTCCAGCCAGTCTCCTCTGGGCACACATCCCAGCAGAAGGTACTCACTTCCCACATCTCTGCTACACCGCTGTCCCCAGGAATGAACTGCAGCTGGTGAGCATGCTGACCAACCGTGAACTATACTTGGGAATCCAAGCCACAAAAGACCTTGTGTATCTGTGCTGCATAAGCAGAGATgcaagagaaagggaaggagagacaCAGTTAGAAACTAGATGAGCAACATTTGTGCAGACTGCATGAAAAGAGATCCTATGAAGCAGAATAGCCACCATCAAGGTCATGGAAAAGCTGAACTCAGAGCTCTTTCTGTTGGTGTGGCAATTTGCCAAGTTGGGGTGCTTTTTTAATCaaacattgaaaagaaagaagataatCAGAGGTGGAGGATACTGCAGCAAGGGCGCCAAAGCATGAGGAACTGAGGGAGGCGTGTGTGGGAAGGACAGGCCTGGAACAGCAGAAGGAATGTAGTTCAAGATTGCAGGAATACTGGCCATATTATTGCAGGAAGAAGATTTAATAGGAATAAGGCCTTCAAAATTAGTATGAGAGGTGGTAAAGAGGGAAAGGAATCTAAAGAACATTAATTTATGACTTGAGTTTAAGCTCGCCTTCCCACTGTTTTCTGATACAAAATCAGGGCTTTGGGTCCCAAAGGCCTGAAATGTCACTAAAGCAAAATCTACACACCTTTAATAGTCTGGGTCTTCGTGTCTCTGGCCTCTGCAACCTCTCATACAGTGGGAGCTACAGTCTTTCATGCAGTTATGGCAAGCACATGTATCACAGTAACAAGAGTTAGGTActtcagaaataacagaaagtGCAAGACTAACTTACTGTATTCACTCCTTCGGCCTCTGCTTTCACTGATGGTCACTTCACCTGCAGCAACAAAGGTGAGTACAAGAGAGCATATTTAGGCCAGCTGTGCCCTACTAGCTCTGCTCTCTAACACCTACAAATGCTTAAATACATGTGGCCATCTGTGATTTTGGGCAAGACCTTTGTATTTGTCAGTACCCATCTGCAAAAGAAGTGTTgatgaatttattaaaaattgtatGATAGTGATAGGCATGTAAATATCTtagattaaaagcaaacaggGCTCAGAGAAGAGTCTGCATACCATTtttgaagaacatttttcttctgctatgATACACTTTTGAAATTGCTGTCAATAATATCCATTCAAACTCATTGAAATAGATGCAATTTAAGAGATGTAACAGTAGGGACATGGCTCTTTAAGCCTTTAGATCAGCTGAGAGGCCATGAGAATAGTTTATAGGGGCTTACATATCCCAGAAAACATTCCAGTTATCAGTTGACCCCATTTTTATGGTTGATTTTCATAGTTGAAAGTTTACACTACTTAAAATGCGTTTCCATGCAGTGTCACATGAGCCAGCATGCAAAGCCATATGTAAGCCACCCCCTGCATAGATCTCTTGGGAGTAGTGGTCTGTGTGTCCATTTCTTCTGTAGCTGTTGTGGGTTACTGGGAAAAGAAACTCACCAGTAACTTCTGTGGTTGTGTCCTTCGGGTAGGAAGCTGTGACATCTGGGaacaattattaaaaataattaaatatctcTTGTATGCCCCAAAGACATGAAATACTTTCTGGAAGCTTTCATTTCCACAGCAAATAGCATATACCTGAGTAACCCAGCACTCCATTGTCTTGAGCTATGGGTCAATAAGTGCTAGTTTGATCTCTAGAGGTCTCAGGCATACACAGTAATAAGGACAGTAGAATTTTCCATCAGTGCTTCCCAATACCACCGTGGGTCTCTGCACTGTATTTGCAATGTTCTTTGCCCAGAGCTGCTTACAGCACCTGGCACGTGAGCTAGAAAAAGCTCCTGTACAGATCTGATCTTAGCAAGGCTTCAGCTATTGCAACATGCATCTCATCTGGAGGGGAGATGGAGATGCACATTATCATTTTGCTTATGCAGCTGTATTTGTTTGGGACACAGGAAATTCGCAGTCCTGCTGGCTTCTCCAGACCATCAAGCCCCAGAAGGGAGCATTGCTGACAGGCTCCGGAGAGAGCCTGAGCTGCCTGAATTTCTTGATTTCCAGGGTCACCATGGTTTCATGCTCGAGCCCGGCAGGCAACAACCTGCAGGGTCCTGCCACCAAACCTGTGAAGATGGGGCTGCCGGGGAAGAGGTCCTGGCACAAACATAGTCTGAGGCTGTGAGATCCCCAAACACTGGGGGCTAGGGAAAGCTGTCCTACCGAAAACAGACCCATTGCGCCAGACGGCCAATACACCCCTATCCCACTGCCTGCATACATAGCAGTGAGGCTGCTGGACACAAGCAagcctgctgccttcagcttATACCCAAACAATGTACCCCCAAACTGCGTACCACCCCTTAAAGCTCCGCCTGGCGATGCTCCCCCTTCCCACCTGAGGCCGTTACCTGGCGTTGCGCTGGGGAAGGCCAGCAGTGGGGCCgggagggccagcagcaaggcCAGCCAGGCCAGCAGAAGCACGGCTTCCCTCGGCATGGTCGTCGTCGGCCTGCCCCCTCCGGGAGCCCGGCGGCCGCCATTTAAGGGGCTCCCGGGGGCCCCGGGCGCTGGTGGGGGTCGCCTTGCCCGGCGACGGCCTCCTAAAAGGCTGCCCCGGGGCCCAGGCTGGGCGCAGCGGGGAGCCGAGAAACACATTCCCGCATTTTATGGGAAGTGGAAATTCCTGCCTTTCGCCATCCGCTGGCTTGCAAAAGCGCAGCCCGGGGGCAGTGCTCCactcctgccttccctcctccgtcctgcccctgcccagcgAGGGGAGCTGGCGCCCACCCGCAGACGCCAGCCTGCAGAGGGGCCAGAGCCCTGAAAGGATGGGTGGTTTTTTGCATGCTGCAAGCTCAACTTGATTTGATCCTTCTGCCCTTATTTTTATGGCCAGCTCCCACTGCTCTTAGGGATAAGGATTGCAAGGACTGCCTTCCCGAGCTGCAGAAGGCTTGGAGGCACCTGCTCTAGTGTGACGAGGCCTGTGTCAGGCATCCATGAGTCCATGTAATGGCCTCCAGAGACCTGCCTTTTAATTCTCCTCATCAGGAAGGAGCTGGCTGTCTGCATGGGGAAAATCAACTGTTAGAAATTAAGTGACTTATCTTAATTAACAGCATGTCATGCTTTAAAAGATGGCAGAGTTTGTCTACATGAGACATTAGGTGGTGATTAAAATCAATTAAAGGCTCCGTCTTCTTTAGAATGCAGCATTTCCTGGTCTAGCCAGGATGAGGTGGTAGCTGCATGGTCATTAACAGCAGAGCTGGGCCCTGCAGAGCTGAGGAGGAGCAGTACAGAGTTGAGTAAGGTCATATTCTGGTGTATCAACCTGGGACAGCATTGAAGCAGGTGATTTTATGCCAGCCATGGAAGGTTGGATAACGATGGACCTGGTGTCAAGTCTAGCAGTACAAAGTTGAGCCTCCAGTATTTTAAAGAGGTTTCAAACTGCACAAGGTAGGGATATTTTGCAGTGGTTCTAGAAAATCTCAGGACAGATTTACTGTGATATCAAAGGCTAGTCTCAGTTTTGTTGCTTACCAGAAGTCTCTTCCTCTTGCTCTGTAACAGGCTACAAGATGTCTTTGCTCAGCTCttagggaaagaaacaaaactcccAAACCCAGAAGCTCGATTAGCCACACAAAATTCTGAAGAGATTTAATGGAAATCCAACATAAGGAGACATTAAAAGACAGCACTATCTGTAAAGAATATGGCTTCAGACTTGAATCTGATAAATCCTGTGCAAACTCCGTTTCTATCACAGAGCACTTAGCATAGCCTGTGTGAGAGGGGACATGAGTTTCTGTGTGTACTGAGGAGAATTAAAAGATGAGCAATCTAGTTTCTCAATGAGACTGTGAACTAACATGATCTCCTTGGCCCCCCAGATTTTCTGTCATGTAACTGATGCAATCCTGTTAATGTGCCCCAGGgagaaagcagtgaaaaaaataaaggaatttatTTGAGGGAAAATAGAGATATAAGTATGAAGAGAGAATTAAACACTGGTGGAAATGCATCTTTATTAACCCCCATTGTCCTTCCTTACTGAAATCACTTCTTGGGTGACTGTCTTGCTCTCTTCTTTGTCAATTAACTATCAACTTTCTTGACATTATTATTTACCAGTAACCTCAAGTCCTTGTTCTCCTGTGGTTTTCACACCTTATGAATTTTTTCATGTTATCCTTATCTTGCACTTTCTTCTTCTACCCTTCTAATACTCCCACCCTTTCATTTTCTACTTGTTAAATGTCCAGTTTCATGGTTTTGCCTGTGTCTTGGACTGATTTTTGGATTTATAGGCTGTATTGTTATCCTGAAGAGGGGAGAACTAGGCTAAGTCTGAAAAAGGAGGATAAGTAGCAATATCTGTAAAACAGGCATGCTACAAACTGGCTTCTCCACAAAACCTGACAAATAAAGGGGATTGCATTAGTCCTGCAGATTACATCAGGTTATTTGTCATGTATGGGCTCCTTACCTATTCCATGCCTTTCTGCTGCACGGTACAAATACAATATGACCCGTGTTTACAGGTTGTTAGTTTGGAAAACATCAGTCacatttctgagctgcaagAGGAAGTGTCTCATTTTAGCATTCACATCATCTTTGCGTTGTGGTAGACATGTTGGACTTGCTTTTTTTAACTCAATTCTTAACCACAACACATTGTACACAGTTATGCAGGCTTTTATCTTTCTTCGTGCTGCATGAGAATCTGAACCCAAGTTGCCACTGAGATTTTAAGTATAAAGTAAGAGCAAATGAAGAGTGCTGTGTGGACTCCAACTCTCAGGCCAGTGGACTATGAAGTACCCGGGGATCTCAGGACAAAACCTCTGCTTCTGTGTGTATTTCTGTACTGTCGGTTATTAAGGCATATTCATTTactaaaaatggaaaggagacAACATGCAGCCAGATGTGCTACTCTTCAGGGCTGAAATCTATAAATTATCAAGGACTCATGGCTGCCATTCTGCCTCAACTGCATTTCTTACCATCTCAGGTTGGTTGTTGAGGTGTGTCATCATTTCCGTTTTAgagcttgtgtttttttatttgctgtttgttaTCTGACTTGTCATGCAATAACAATTGAATGAGCATaaggcctgatcctgcaaaaGAAGTCAGCACTTTGCCTTTGAGTTAAATGGGGTCTGGATAAAAGGCTGTTTTTGACCATTGACCATTACAAGAAAAGAATGACCATTGTTATAAGAAAAGAACTAAGAGTTCAGAATTAAACCACACATTGAAATCAgcttagaaatatattttattaaactgaATATGTATAAGGATATGGattcaagaagaaaatcatGTAAAAGGTGGTGCTTCGAGGCTGATTTTTTAAGTGCGTGGATTTTGTTGAATTATTAAAATTTGTTCTTAAATTTCCAACTGTCTTTGAATCGTCTCTCCTGTACAACTGGGTCTGAGAAAATTCTAAACACTATCACACCTAAGCACAGAAGGAGAGTGGCAAGTAGGTAAGGACTAATACAGCTCCTATTGCAACTGGAATAATTCTTAAGGGTCTGAGAGTTAGTGCTCAGTAACAGCTCAATGATCACATTTGGAAATATTAGTTCTAAAAGGACTAAGAGGCTTCGTCCTCCACTTACCCTCCCATTCCCTGGGGAGTATAGTAACAGAAGACCATGTGAGTTTTCTTTGGCAAACAAGATTCCTCTTGAACTTGCACCCCCAGATATTGGACTGGTTTACTGCAATTAGGCttgtcagaaaggaaaaaatcaaacagaCTGCTGAAGGACATATGCACCCACAGAACTAGTACCCAGCTAGTCCTTggtaaaaacaaaggaagatcATCTGAATGGACCAGAACTGTAATAATGAGTTGATACAGCtgataaaatttcttttaagttCAGGGACTAAGACTGACTTCAGGGATCAAAGCTGGTTTTCTGTTCAACACAGGCAGGGGGTAACTTAGATTAACCAGAACTGGCAAGAAACACAGCAAAGCTAGCGTAGGGTGCCTTTTGTTTTATTAGAGAATTCATAACCAAATTCATAACCAAAACCAGCAGTATCACCACCTTTTCCAGCATTATTGCTATCTTGAATGAAGCCCCTGTGGCAGACAGGGAATAGAGGAAGAGCTCTGTCTGTGTTTGAAGAAAGTCCTCATCCTTAGTGAACCTTACTATAATGAAATCTGAGAATGAACTACTCAAGTCCACTGCCTCACAGGAAGGTTGCATATATGGACTGGGGAGTCCAGCTATGCAAATAGGTGGTTAGCTGATTCATCTCAGACAGTGGGCCACAGTATATCCTGTCATTTAGGAGGAGCTGTATgagttttacattttcaagtCCGAGAAGTGATGAAGTCTTTGGCTTACTGTCAAATGGCAAATGTGATACATACTTGATTGCACAAATAAGACAGATACCTGTGTTGTGCCATCTGAGAGAGTCAGTCCTCTCCTCAAACTGGTGTACATATCTTTAGCTTGTGTCTCACCCTCTGAATGCGTCTGTGCCACTGTTTGTGTTTGGACCACCCTCAGTGAGTACAGGTTGACATACTTCATGAGGAAGGTGACAAGACATTGAGGCTAGATGAAAACAACAAAGCTGGCTGTGAAATGCCAGGGGACTTTCAGTTGACAGTTGCAGCTCAGACCTCTTGCCCAAGTTTGTGATACATAGCTGGCTGCCACATCTTTAATACCAGTGGGAGACCAAAGACATTCAGGGATTCACCCTTACCAGGCTATTCGTGATAGCTGAGATGAACCTTACCTTTGTGCAGTAAACATCCACATCTGATTCTGTATTATGGAATAGAAGGTGGTTCCTCAATAAACTGCACACCTGCATCTCCAGGAAACGCACACTAAATCCCTTGTGCAGTTAAGCACATCCTATGAGAACGTAGAAAATGAACCAGTGCAGCTCATAGAAGTTCCTTCATGTTCATGGCTCAGGTCTCCTGACTAGGTCCTTGGTCTTCCAAGCAACTCTACAGGAAGACCTACTGGGGTCTTGTGACTGGGGTCACTGTGGTTCCCTTGATGCCCAAGCAGCCAAGGGGAGGATACATAGCTATCTCCTCCTTTCTGTCTGCATGGAAGCAGGTCAGATCTTTTGCCCCTTGAAGTTCTCCTGCCTGTAGAGATGACTCTGCTCTGGGATGATTTCCTACACAGGCAGGTAGAgagtttttttctaattaaattcTCACATCTCACATTGTTGACTTGATGCCAGCTATTATGCCTCCTAGCATTCTGTTGCTTTCCAGAGACATACTGTTAGAGTTTCTCTCAGGAATTGATGCATTGAAGAGAATTGCTAGGTAGAGCCTGAATATTCTGCTAGCTCATAATTTGGCTGTCTAGGGAAGAAGATGTACAGTGTTGAAAAGCTGAACTGTAGTACCTCTCTCTTCTGATGAACTCCTGTCCCTTCTTTTCCCACCCTTCAGCTTTTACAAAGAGAGTGCtgaatttccaaagaaaaggGTTTGAAATTAGCCCTATATGAGGATTTTAGTTGGTCTTCTAACCTTTATTATATTTGCCTTCAAGGATATCCTAAAATGTTTGTTCTGTGCTGGTTTATCAAGGACATCCTTTTAATGACTTGTTTGCATTCTTTTAATTATCTCCTTCAGTCTTCACATACGCGTTATTGTGTCTGTGAACAAAAGGGATGGTGCTTATCAGCAAGGGTTGACTGGAATGGGtgaaaatccagaaaaatagGCCAAGCCAGAACAGCAGGAATGAATGTCACTTGTAGCTCCAAGATGTGCCTGAAGCCACAGGGAGAGAGAATGCAATAAAAGGAATCAGGTAAGCtccagggaaaaggaaagggaccaaaaacaaaggagaaagacaGCTCCCTAGAGCCAGATTTACAGTCAGATGTAATTTTTAGATGTCATGTGTAAGACATgtagtattatatatataatcaatGACCAGACAGTCTTGTTTTAACAATTCAGTGACAGATAGTCCATTTCCCCCTCAAGCTGTATCTTACAAGGATTTTGCCTTTATGTTTGAGAGCAGGCATGTGTGAGCATGAAACAAATGCAAGGAGAAGGGTATTTCCTTTCTCACCCATATACATATCCTTAGTATTGTAAGGATGAGAAACCATTGCAAGCTGTCCCTGAGAGCAACCAGGCTGATGAGGCTCAGAAGAGTCATCAGCTGGCATGGCTCCAACAGGCAAGAAGTAACTAGAGCTCATCATGGAACCACAAGACCCTGCTGCACACCTGCCCATCCATCATCTGTATATTTCTGTCTGCCAAGAGCCGTCAGCAGGAACATACTTCATGTCAACATTTCAAAGACACTAAATAGACTGTAAACATTGACAAACTCCCCCAAATTCAGTGAACACAATTATAGTCTCTGCCTTGTGAGAATGAAAATCAGGCTGAAGTTTGTTAAAATTGCCTTAAACACTATAGTGGGCTCATTGTCAAACCCACAAAAACGCAAAGTGTGCCAAATTCTTAGTAAACACCCAAAACAGTCACTTCAATTTTTAGAAGTTAACAACTTCTCATTTTAATCAAAGTCATTTCCCTCCTTCAGCTACCGAGCAGCATACAGAGCAGTACATGCATGCTTCTTACTGCGTTGTCTATGTTGTACATGTGGTTACCTTCCATATGGTAGGACCTGCCACTTATATTCCCAGGGATCTGCTTGTAGCAGCTGAAGACCTGGTTGTCTGCATGAGTCCCTGTTGGGCTTATAATCAGTGGCAGTTTCTAATTGGTCCTGAAATGCATTTCCCTTTGCTGTGTTTGCATATGCAGCATCTGGGTGGATGTGCGCTTAGTTCCTTGTGAAGCTGGCTCATTCTGAAATGATGACCTTCTCCTTGGTAGAGCTTGTATTGCCAGGAACTATGACTCCTGCTGCTGTGTATCTGCTATTATTGAACaagttttatatatacaaaACTACATTACTTTAGCTTTCAAAGACTGTGGAATTTTTCTCGCTTCCAAAGAAAGCTGGAGCTAACTTATTTAGGTTGACAATTTAATTTGGTTGCAGGGGTTATTTGATAATTTTATGTGAACCTTCAGGCTAAAATCAGATCAGTCTAGTGAAGGACAACAAAATGCAGCTCCATTTCAGGTCCAAATATCTCCTGCCACCTCTTCTTTTATTAtctctgttttttaaacttttattccTCCACTAGTATTTAGAGACCTGGATTTGTCCCACAGCCTGGCAAGCAACATGATCTCAAGAAAAACATAACCATTTTCTTCTACTATTCACTTGATGCTCTGCTTCTGTCTTTAGAAAGTACTTATTAGATCAGCACCCCGCTTCCTGACAACAGCTCAGAAGTGTTGCAGTCATACAGTTAATAAATGTATGACTAACATAAGAACAAATGCTGGCATGCTAAGTGCTTTACTAAATCTTTATTGATTTCTGGTGAATATATTATAAAAACATGGTGCCTTATCAACAGCAACAACATTGCCTAAGTACAGATAAGCTTAGACACAGGGAACAATTCTACAAGTATTCGATACACTGTATAGTCCCTCCTACTTCGGGACTGCAAATCATTGCTATCAGCCTGTTCAGAGGAATTATAACAGAAccaatgaaaattcaaaataatgtaaaaacagacaccaaaataataatttcaaacaaacacatttaaacCTGAAGTGGTTTAGTTCCAGTGGAGGGTTCTGATTTAACTGAAGCTACAgcatttggggaagaaaaaaatcaaaacaaaacaaaaatgaattgctGCTCCAAGACAGAAACAACATATTGTAAATCGGTGAGATACTCCTCTGGACAAGCAGAACAGAATAATTTTACTCAAGCCAGTGGGGGAATGAGACTGAGACTTCTCTGCTAAACATTTAAGTTCCTTGCACCTTTAATAAATCCCACCAGAAGTCtgtcagaggaagaaaaaacacatgtaGGTctagacttggaaaaaaaaataagtttaggGCAACCATTTGCATTCCTTGTTTTATCCATGCATTTTTGCACTTCAGCATATTGAAATCTAAAAGCTTATCTACATGCAAATTACGGCAAAATCAAGTCAGGTGTGAAATAAAAGTGATGTTCCAAATGGGTCTACCTGGTCATTTGCGTTGTCTACAGAAGACCCAGATCCAACGTTTGATGCAGCAGCTTGAGTCTGCGCCTTGTTACATGCACTGATATAGTGAGATGCTTGCCGGcattattatattaataatatataatatattttgtCCACATATGGAGGCATTTAATGAAAATCCTGGAAGAAGTAACTGAAGAGTGGTCAGTCTGGCAGCATGTCTTCTTTCATAGAAGTCTATTCAGAGAagataatgtaaaaataaacaaacttcaTGTCTTGTTTTGTTGAAGAAGCAGAGCCTTCCTGTTCTGACTTACctggaaataaaaagacaaaagctaATAGAATATCTTAGTGAAGTTCAACCTGCTGTGAGTGTCCTCGTGAGTAACGGGAGGGCAGTAACCTGGGCATCATGGGGACCACAGGTAAATGTGCCATGccttgggatggaggtgtgGTAGTGCAAATATGACTAGGGAGACACAGTGAGGGGGACATTGCTCAGTGACAGGGACACTGCTCCTGGCACAGGTTCTGAGGTGGTGACAGCCGCCAAGGGGAGTGATCTGGAGGAGCGATTAAACACTTTGTAGCTCTACAAGAAGTGAATCTGTGTCTTAATACTAGGTCTGTTTTCCATGCAGTGTTCTTTTACTAAAAGATTTCCCAAAAGATCCCCCAAAAGCTCTAACATGAGACAGGCACAGATGCTTACAATGTTTGTATCTTTCCCTCCACGTGTACCATGTCAGCCACCCTGTCCCAGAGGAGGCATTGCCTTTTCAAAGCTGCCCACAGAGGGCTCTAGGAGCACTGGATGTGAATGGGAGGATTTTCTCTGGAGGGCTGTTCCCTGCCATTCCTAGTCTGA comes from Anser cygnoides isolate HZ-2024a breed goose chromosome 1, Taihu_goose_T2T_genome, whole genome shotgun sequence and encodes:
- the LOC136786385 gene encoding uncharacterized protein isoform X3, producing the protein MCFSAPRCAQPGPRGSLLGGRRRARRPPPAPGAPGSPLNGGRRAPGGGRPTTTMPREAVLLLAWLALLLALPAPLLAFPSATPGEVTISESRGRRSEYIEYDSIAEEDYLTGEPSSISTEQYVRNRTQEFIYVKENAGGRDQP
- the LOC136786385 gene encoding penicillin-binding protein 1A-like isoform X1; amino-acid sequence: MCFSAPRCAQPGPRGSLLGGRRRARRPPPAPGAPGSPLNGGRRAPGGGRPTTTMPREAVLLLAWLALLLALPAPLLAFPSATPDVTASYPKDTTTEVTGEVTISESRGRRSEYIEYDSIAEEDYLTGEPSSISTEQYVRNRTQEFIYVKENAGGRDQP
- the LOC136786385 gene encoding uncharacterized protein isoform X4, whose product is MCFSAPRCAQPGPRGSLLGGRRRARRPPPAPGAPGSPLNGGRRAPGGGRPTTTMPREAVLLLAWLALLLALPAPLLAFPSATPGEVTISESRGRRSEYSEPSSISTEQYVRNRTQEFIYVKENAGGRDQP
- the LOC136786385 gene encoding penicillin-binding protein 1A-like isoform X2: MCFSAPRCAQPGPRGSLLGGRRRARRPPPAPGAPGSPLNGGRRAPGGGRPTTTMPREAVLLLAWLALLLALPAPLLAFPSATPDVTASYPKDTTTEVTGEVTISESRGRRSEYSEPSSISTEQYVRNRTQEFIYVKENAGGRDQP